Part of the Henckelia pumila isolate YLH828 chromosome 2, ASM3356847v2, whole genome shotgun sequence genome is shown below.
AATCATTTCATGTTGATTTCTGGGAAAAACTTACAAGACTCAGCCTCAGATGGTGTAGATGATCGTTTGCATTTCATTTCAGGTTTTCAGGTGTTGATACAAGCAGTAGAACAACTGgtagaaaataaaaatactgaaaaaatgAATGTCGATCAGCTAATATGGTTATACACAATAATGATCACTGCGGCTGTTGTAAAACTTGCTTTGTGGTTTTACTGCAAAAATTCTGGAAACAAAATTGTGCGTGCTTACGCAAAGGTACTTCTGCATTTATTTCCACAGCAATCATCGTCATTGATGTCCTCGTTGCTAACATATGCTGCACTACTTGTTAGGATCATTATTTCGACGTCGTGACAAATGTAGTGGGATTAGTTGCTGCTGTTCTTGGTGACATGTTCTTTTGGTGGATTGATCCAGTTGGCGCCATCACGCTTGCAGTTTATACAATCTTGAATTGGTCTAAAACTGTTTTAGAAAATGCAGGTACCCCCTCCTCCTCCTTGCACCAGTCATTTTTAAACTTGTGGTCTATTCATTGATTAAGGCAAAGTTCATGATTGTATAAATTATTTTCTGCTATTCTAAAATTTGAACTAATGCAATCTCAAATTATTTTCTTGGGAAACCATATTTTGTTCTCCCACGCGATATCCTTACCAATTTTAGTGCACCACCTCATACTCGTTAAGCAAAGCTCCTGCTTTCATTTCTGCTCTATCCTGGATTTTGTATAACTGCAGAATTTTCTTCAAAGAGATTCTAttatcatgattcatgcattGTCTCTTTCGTTGAATGTCCATAAGCGTTTGTGGCACTTCTTTATGCATCAGGACATGTTTTCATGCAATGTCTAATCTGAGCTCCGTCATCGTTGGACTATCTTCTTTTAACCTACATCAAAACTGAATGAAGTACGAggctttttgtttttaatttttcatttttaattttttcatttttaattttatttgatttttttgtttttgtttgtttgcttGCCTGCATGCTTGTTTGTTTTTTCTTTCTTATATGGTTTTTTCTTTCGTTTATGGTGATGATGATTTGGAAGGTTGTGTTAAGCTTTAAAATATGTTTTGCTGTTCTCAGGCATGGTTTTATGGGCTGTTATTGATTTACCTTATCCTTATATTTTATAGGTATTTTATGTGTTTAAAGATAGAAAAGACTCTTGTTAAGTGTCTTGTCATTGTTAGCAAAACAATGGTAACAAGTTCGACTCATGTTTAATATAATGTAgactataatatatttttgtatGGTTTTGTTGTGATTTAGTTGGAGTAATTTTTTTCAATCTTAATGTAACATTTtttcacttatatatatatagtgattATTTAACTCGAACTTGGGAGAGAGTAATAAAATTTCTACTCTTCAGCAATTGCATGTTGATGGCCTTGTGATGGAACCAAGTGAATTTTATCCTCTGTGTTTCAAAATTGTACAGGTATATTGTTAATTATTAGTAACCTTCTTTCCCCAAGCTAAGCTTGTTCTTCTTCTGATTCAGTGTCACTAGTGGGAAAATCTTCACCTCCCGAAGTACTGCAGAAATTGACATATCTTGCTATAACACACCCTGGGGTCAAGCGTATTGACACAGTTCGCGCTTACACATTTGGTGTTTTGTATTTTGTGGAGGTCAGTTTTACAACCAAAATCTTTCTAAACTCGTTTCTTAAAATTGGGTTATGTATCCTGTCAAGGTAGTCCCTATTAAatagtttcatgcataaaacATATTCTTCTTGCATCAGGTTGATATTGAACTTCCAGAAGATTTACCTTTAAAAGAAGCTCACGTTATTGGGGAGTCTCTCCAGATAAAGATCGAAAAAATTCCCGAAGTGGAAAGGGCATTTGTTCATATTGATTATGAATGTGAACACAAGCCAGAACACACTATCATGAGCAAGCTTCCAAACAGTGACCCTTGAGCTCAACCTTCTGTGGTTATAGTCTCACGTAACGAGCTAATTTACAaatgtatatgtgtgtgtgtgtgtgtgtgtttcatTATCCAGTGGTATGAACTGGATTATTTCAAGAAATAAAAGTGCTCGTGATACATGAATAAGCTGAAATATTGTTGTTTCGAAGAATCGTATGCATAGCAtggtttcaaaaatatttgtgcaAAGTTTCAGTTGTGCTTGTAGTGCGCTGGAGTTTGTCAATCGTTCTTGTATCCTTTTCTAGACTGGTTGTTCGTTATGTAACTTCCGATGTGGCAGTAAAAGTAATTAAGATGTATGAGTGGATTCATCGAATTCCCATTGAAATAGGATTGGAACAAGGAATAACACTCGTTAGTCATCGATGATTAGCATTATCCTGAAAACGTCCTTTTTGAAATATAGGTTTTGTTTGGATATGTATcttaaaaacgtttttataaaACGTTCTTTTTGAAACTGGAGTTTGTCATAAGTACATGTTCAAACGAAATCATGATCTTCAAATTAGGTTATGACTTAGTGGATGTTGTTCACGACAGTGACGATGTcattatatttgaaaatttgataGAGAATAtcatgttatatttaaattgatATCTTTTAAATTTGATAGAGAATATCatgttatatattttaaaaatcatagacggaaattttgtttaaaaaagtaCCAACATTATTTAGGTGTGCTATAAACACAAGTAGGACGCAACAAAATGTGAAAAAAGAAAATTGATTAAGCTGCTGGCGCGGGGTCACACGCTAATTAGTGCATGTGTGCGTGGAATTTAAGTTTTTTaaccatgtttttttttttactatgaaCACAAGTTTTTTTTACCACTAGTGAGTTCGCTTTTTGACCCCAGAATTTGAATCTCCACCAGAGGACCCCGAGTGTCTATTTGGCACAGTTAGGAACTTAGGATTACGTGTATGTGTTCGTAGTCATCACAATAAAagtgatattttttatatagaaagtgataattttttattagtGATCTAAATAAATGTTTGTCTCATAAAATTGAtttgtgagaccgtctcacgtAAGTTTGTGTTTACTGATTGTTGGTGTTATGACTGGACTTGAACCATTTTTTAAGAGTTCGTTTACTTTCAGGATATGATTGTAAAGAGATATTTTATATAGAGTGATTAGTAAAATAATTGAATAGAATGTAGAGTTGTTATAGATAAATAATCGTGTTTAGTTTATAGGATTTATTAAGATAGTCAATAAACAAAAAATCACAGTTTTACTCTCTAATCTAtattatatctatatctatatatctatatatatatatatatataagtagaGTTTTTACTAAATATAGTAGTTTTCCGCCAAAACATACTTACTATAAATGAAAATTATggatgaaattttgttaaaactATAGATAAGGTTTTCggttcaaataataataataataatatgatgaTTAAGGTTATAGATAATGTATTCGGTtcaaataatactaataatatttttggttaaatttgtaaaaataaatttatacttACTACTTTTATCAatgtttgttttttaattttaattgatttattgtgtccatatacaaattaatctTACCAAAAATAtcgtaaataatttaaatatcgtGTATATATAAgtcaaattaataataaaaaatttacgaCACAACCTAAAACATTTATATATGCTTACATATAGTTttcataaatgatatatatatatatatatatatatatatatatatatatatatatatatatatatatattttgttaatttCTTATGCttatatatatgcaaaatttTCCATTAATTATATTCACCTaccaaatataaaattaatttcaaaactttCCAAATTCATATTGAGATTGAAATTAAgaacattaaaaatataaaataactttaaataTATCTGCATCGATTATaatatttcattaattttttattttaggtttatcgattttttttcttattattattattgttatttaattgatgtatttttttaaaaaaataatacattcataattatttctcatatatttatgtacaaaatattatacaacaaaataatattaatatatttgcaTGCGTGAATCGTGATCAGCATATACATGTTATCAATAATAACTACCAGCTATACaacaaataataacaaaattgtaataaataatttgatccgtctttaagaatttttataattcattaaataaataagtattatcaataaaatttaaaatacttatttgaaatattattaatttaatttcagtGAATTATGTACGTGTGTGAAAATTctcattaattttatatatatatttttcggttcaagatttgatatttgattggatatttcaaattttaaaattttattgaatgtttcaatattttaggtttcaaaaaatatttttatatcatgattttttgttcaaaatttatccgatgtttcaaaattttaaaatttttgattcaaaatttaaaaatttttaatgtACCAATGTacggttcaaaatttgaaatttgatcgtATATCATCGCTGTTTTTTTATTTCAGTTAAATTTTATGTTCATATATATaagtgaaaattttcataaatgttatatatgataatataccaattttttgttcaaatttaaaatttgattggATGTTTGTATGTTATCAATACTttataatttcaattaatttttggtcacatatgtaaaaaaaaaattgtaaattttatatataataatgtacCAATTTTCGGTTTAAATATTGAAATTTCAAAGGATGCTATTAATACTTTATAATTTctgctaatttttttttgtaaccaTGTATATGtgtaaatttcaattaatttcagTTAAATTTTTTTGCCCCTATAGATATGTTAAAATTTGCATAAATGctataaataataattaggTTTTGCTTAAGATAATCGATGTTATGGCTGGACTCACCTGAAAAATATAGGATGCATTAAAATATATACAATGATGtatcattttattcaatttatgttattattttgagtGTTGTGTTACTTTTATATGTTTAGTTATCActaatatttatcatattaaatatataaaaaaattatataatattacgtttttttcatttttaaaagaGTATCGTTGTGAATGTTTGGTATATTGATTGTTAGTAAATCAattttatatgtatattaattataaacttgatataaattttttatgatatatattctaaaaaataataataatttttcatttattaaaatattaatactcCATGCATCGCACATGGTgaaatactagtatatataaaagcaGAAAAGTCTGCTAAAAATAGTTTTTCGCCCAAAAGTAATTTCTAAAAATAGTAAAGATATTAtcattaatcattaaatttaaaaataagatatgattaaatttaaaattatagatagagataatattgaagattaaaaaaataatattatgagtgataaaatatttgatctaaaatttttaaaaaatatataaaaatccgatttaattttaaaaaattaaattactatTTATagtgatcaaacaaaatttaattttttttaaataatgtgGTTGTTTTgtatatctatctatatatctATGCATAAGAGCAGAAAATTATGCTAAAAATATAAACCAACATTATTCAGCTAAAAATTTGGTTCTAAAGAGAGTATAGACATTAgcattatatttaaaaatacaaataaatatatggctgaatttcaaattatagataaatgaaatattgaagatttaagaaaaaaaatatgagagttttagattattttatccaaaaattttaaattaaagataaaaatacaattgaatttacaaaaaatttcaaatagttTTTTtcgtgataaaaaaaaaaaatttttttgcttTTAATAATGCAGTTGTTTTGCTTGTATACTTATATATGTACACTAcatatattcaaaaaaaaaataaagatgatTTAATAAGTGATAGactattttatccaaaaaaatttaaatataaacaaaaatacgattgattttttaaaaaataaaatagcatttttcctaattaaaaaaatttagttttagtttttaaGAGCTGATTGTTTTACCAAGCAGTATACACATATAGTAgagattaaaaaaatgatattattaGTGATAAactatttgatctaaaaattttaaaataaagataaaattaaattaaattttaaaaaaactaattgTATTTTTACTATATGTATGGTTTATAATCAATTTTTAGGTTGTATTTGGATTGAGTCATTTGAAATCAGGGATTTGAAAAGTCAAATATAATTGAATTATACAAAATTATCCTTTATTTTCGTAATCATGAATTAGCTCAtaaaaaaatcacaacaaaCTATTCACACTTACAATTATGTGCAAATTCAATTTATAAATAGTTAATTTAGCTATTCAAAATTAAactaaaacaaaataattttaaaaaattgtgcTTTCAATACATGAATTTTCAATCCCTACATGAAATTAACAACAAATATTAATTAACATCTAacatgaaattaaaatttaattgaacGCCTCATAAATCAAATTTTAGCATAACCAGAGACAGAGAAAAAATATCCCAAACAACTCAATCTAAGGACTCGGTGCTAGGAAAATCGTGATCACGGAAGGGCAATGTGGAACGATAATCAACGACAAACAACACTAGAGTAAGAGGTGATGAACGgagcaaataataaatattggataaataaattccttagaaaataataaaattttaaatattaaaagataatatgaaaaagtaaaatattaaaataatatttttttaaaaaaatatggtgtaacaatttttttttataaaaacattttaaaaatatcaaatagCTTATTTAAAGCGTTTAAAACAATTTTCTAATAGTTTTCCAAACAAATTTACAAATTTTATAAACTCTTTCAAACATCCCTCAAACCACaatgaatttaaattgatttaaatactCAAAGGATTTGAAATCCATTGTGATTAGCTTATTATAGTGTAATAAATATcaagatgaattttattttattttttaaagataTCTAAACAatgaatataaatttatattggtagatttcaaatcatttaatcaaattcaaccttaatttatttgtattttaattatttattcaaacactcatatttactatttttttcaaaaattacataaaaagAACACTTTGTGCATCGCACAGGTggaatactagtatatataaaagcaGAGTTTTTACTAAATATAGTAGTTTCCCGCCAAAACATACTTACTATAAATGAAAATTATggatgaaattttgttaaaactATAGATAATGTTTTCggttcaaataataataataatatgattaTTAAGGTTATAGATAATGTATTCGGTtcaaataatactaataatatttttggttaaatttgtaaaaataaatttatattttctacTTTTATCAatgtttgttttttaatttcaattgatttattgtgtccatatacaaattaatctTACCAAAAATAtcgtaaataatttaaatattgttgaatccgatattttggtgataacaaacaacaactcattgtataggaatgtgctgccaaccattgtatttcagaaatctactacaacttctaccggaagcttgtcaaccgcctttatctctcgaccggttgaagtcacaagcctatcgactggctatcaaaaccagcagaggataaatctatctaccggaagcttgtcaaccgcctttatctctcgaccggttgaagtcacaagcctatcgactggttatttaaaccagcagaggacaaatatctctaccggtagaatgccaactgcctatctagatatctcgagacaagtacctgtgacaagatgttctttgcaggatcttttattaaaagcagaaccggcgtttcagaagatttgttgactcctgcaaatcaagacaacaggttgtaccaaaatggcaaaaacacagaatgactgcagataaagcattcgaccgtttattccagttttggaccctggaagttgtctgcagtgtacgatcctcatgcagaatcatcaatgcatttatgagcattaaatgtgcattcaatgcagcatcagaacgttcaaaataaagacgttgatgattgacctatataaagggaagattgctcaaaaagagaaaaacaacgtgaacaacaacaagtgatacgagacaacgaagagagacaagcaactcagaaaaatttcaatcacttgaataatatcagaagtcctcatctgatatacttgagcacacttacaagatcattcatctgctgctcaaataaaccctcgcctacagttcacatatctgatcgtcaaggatcatcctagggttttcaagcctctcgaccgctctgcagtctgagaagctcaactcaactatactcagtgttgaagagacttgaagctgctctgaaatcttccaccagtctgataagaactgagaatcttatctgtgtaaatctaggagtttcggattaggcattggataa
Proteins encoded:
- the LOC140882677 gene encoding metal tolerance protein 4-like, whose product is MEAECTSSGIDGGSGPKSPLLQRFKRSWSGSPRRNSVNSLRSEFLARLPDKLRLAADPESPSLVDFSKIPGLTQGEQDYYERQIATLKSFEEVDALMVTDSIDEENLDEQAQQERAMRISNYANILLLAFKIYATSKSGSLAIAASTLDSLLDLMAGGILWFTHLSMKKINVYKYPIGKLRVQPVGIIIFAAVMATLGFQVLIQAVEQLVENKNTEKMNVDQLIWLYTIMITAAVVKLALWFYCKNSGNKIVRAYAKDHYFDVVTNVVGLVAAVLGDMFFWWIDPVGAITLAVYTILNWSKTVLENAVSLVGKSSPPEVLQKLTYLAITHPGVKRIDTVRAYTFGVLYFVEVDIELPEDLPLKEAHVIGESLQIKIEKIPEVERAFVHIDYECEHKPEHTIMSKLPNSDP